In Rhodamnia argentea isolate NSW1041297 chromosome 5, ASM2092103v1, whole genome shotgun sequence, the DNA window CTATACATCTATACCATTTATTCTATTCACACGACATTGCATATATCCCACCAAAGAGCATCTACATCTGTACCTCCTGCTTATGTAATTGTCTAGCAGAGGATTCTCTGCTTTTGGAGATTCACCCAACATTGCAAATATGCCAACTTTAGTGACGAAACTTAAGGGCCCGCATGACAATATTCATGGAGTAGAAGTTCTGCTCGACAAGTGCTTccggagcagaaattcatttggtgaCGCAatttctggaatagaaatttatttggttacgtaacttcaattttcttcttatgaagcattttttttctgctctagaagtagtTTTTGAGCCACTTGAAGTTGTAAATTTTGTTTACTTCTCTCAAAATGTAGAAAAAGCAACTTTCGGCAtaaattgatttctagagcaaaaatattGCCATGCGTGCCCTAATTTGGTAATGTTCAGTAAATCGAGATTATGCCTCGGGTTAATCTGGAAGCTTGAGGTGTACATCCAATAGTGCTTTCATATTATGGCCTCTGACCAAGCGCACCAACCCCACAtaaagaatataaaataaaataaaataaaataaaaaccttAAAACTTAAAACTTAAAAATCTGTGAATATTctctatttaatttaatttaagacAAGTTAGTAATCATTGATCGTGAATGACGATGACTTGCAACTGTCGTGATTAGACAAAATTATTTTCTCCTTCCCAAGAGATATTTTGCCTTTAAAagaattctgaaatttttcgaaattgtCCTGAGCAATCTTCCCTATGCCTTATATGCTCCGTGCACTAACAAAAGTTGAACTTACTCACTTCCAAATCCACAATGGGAACATAAAATGTCATACAAAAATCGAATTTGTACAATCGGATACCAATGCCCTTTACCTTCGAATCCAAGCAAACTTTATCTAACAAGACATTCAAGTTGCACAAACATTCGTGATGTTTCGAATCTCGATTTGGCAgaagacattttttttgtttttaatcatGTCGTGCCACGGGATCAATGTGATTGAAAACTACTAAGTTGATAAAAGGGGAATAAAGAAGGGGGATGAATATTTAAGTACTTTGAAGACAGGAGGCAAGGAATTCTTAGTATTCTTCCCCATTTCAGAAGCTCATAAGATGTTCAAGTTCATGCTTCAACAATTCCCGGAGGACTGACAAAGATATGTCTAAGAGAACTACGTAATTAATTGGGGATAATTGTTTTAAAAAGTCGtaaaccaattcaatcctagattgtgccaatttaatcataagcttttcaattatgttaatttagtcataagctttttaaaaatttattaatttagtcctaaatatattatttggataattatctaGAAGAATTACATTGAAAGATCATCAAAGGTAGAGGACTGAATtgatgaaaaaattaccaaaaagagtcctaaacctattgtaattgtgtcaatttagtcttaatttttttttttgctaactaagccttaaacattttgcaattgtgtcaattcggtccactTTGCCGACCGccgctaacatggataattcttaataatattttaataaaatgtactttttattccttattttttttcctccttttttttccttcctacgGCAAGCGCTTCACAGCCCCCAAACAGCCTCACCGGCCACGGTAGCaataggaagggaaaaaaaaaacaggaatgAGAAAAAAGTaaggaacaaattaaaatattaaaatattattaaaagttgtccATGTTAGTGCCGACTGGCAAAGTTGATTGAAtcagcacaattgcaaaaggtttaggacgtagttgataaaaaaaaaaataggcttgaattgatacaattacaatagatttaagacttttttgttaatttttccttGAATTGACCGTGCCGTACAATAGGTTGAGGATTTTTTGAATAACTTGCTCCAATTAATTGGAAATATGCTAAGATGTGCATCTTATTAAAATCCTGATGATTCGCACCGTCATAAATCGTCCCTCCTCCTAAGTCCTAACATTGCTTTAACCGGGCATTTCCCAGTTCTCCAATATCAAAGCTAGGCGAATCACTTCGGACTGTAAATGGGCCGAAATTGATTGGGCCCAATTCACAAGAGCCGAAGTGTCGGGCTGGACTAAGGCCGACAAAGTTTTGACGGGCCcagtcaagaaaaaaaatcacgaatttATTAAAAGGCAAAACGTCCTAATAATTTGACTTGGGTTGGACCAATCATGATTAATTACGAGATTTCACTAATCGGAATCAAAGAACGACACCACGGCAAACCGTGGGTGTTAAACCCATGGGAAAGACCCTGAAAACGGTGGAGCCAAGCAGCACTATGTGGATGCGTTGCTTAGAGTGCGCATAGTAATATTTACGGAAGTAGATTTTTGTTTCATAAgtacttctggagcagaaatccatttggtaatgtaatttctGAAACACAAATTcgttacttttgaaagaaatttctacttcgaaagttaattttcatttctaaagttatttttcctccaatttgagaagttaaaaaaaaaaaaattgcttctcaactcaagaaatatttcttggaaaaaaaaaaaaaactcaaggaGTACTTCTCACTACACCATCTTGTCATCATGCCCTTACCCTCTTTTCAACCACTCCTACTTCCGTTGACTTCCGCCGCCTCCCATTGTTGATCATTGCCACTCACGACCACCGCCACCCATTGTCCCCTGCTACCAACtaccgaccaccgccaaccgttGCCCTTGACCACCACCGACCATCGCTCGTCACTACCCACCGCAGACCTCCATcggccaccgccgccacccaccgaCCGCATCCTACACCCAACCACCGGTCACCGTCGACCTCCGCCCATCGCCACCCGCGGCCAACCGTTGACCACTGCGTCACCGGCCGTCGCATTCTACCACCAACTGTCGACCACCGCGTCACCCGCCATTGCATTCTACCACCAACTGTCggagtaaaatataaataatattttttgatagtaaaaattattttttaaagaaattttaaaattttaaaaatgaagtataaatttttcagccgacgacaataatttttcatagaaaattttATGTTAATAGTGTTTCAGAAacagaaattttcaactattgccaaacgaatttttctgttcaaaaattaacttttagaacataaatagaaaaatcaacttcttgccagaagttgatttttgaaatagaaGTATTGCCATGTGTGCCCTTACTCTCCAAGGAAGTTATGACTTGATGGAGGACACCATTATTGGCCTCCTCTAGGTACGATCAAAACCTTACATCTACCAATTGTTGTTTGGGATTGAAGTTGGACGATTTGGACAGAGAGTATCTCAACTTTTAGCTACTACAACGTTATAAATATTATGCATCTTGCCCGGGAGAAAGGCCACATCTAGTACCGGACCAATGATTTGAGCGATacgtcccttttttttttttccaagtgtGTTGAAACTGTAGGATCTGAAGTAGTAGGATTGATTCTCATAATAAAGAAGTGaaatatattgaatttttttgcaaaaattgtcgaatccaaaaaaaatgttCGATAGCAAGTTGGTCGGTGAATTCAATAAGAAATGGTAACGAGCACTCGATTTCATTGGCGCCATCCAACCGTATCCAATCTCATTTTGTTTATTACTTATCCCATTCCAATGAGTGAATTCTCAAGTTCAACGAACCTATCTTCCCAATATCAAGTGGATGAATAAAAATCTTGACCTTGAGAAAGTCCATTGGGACAGGACATGATCACTGGCGGCATGGGACACCATGGCAGTATCAGTCGAGTGGGCCATGGCCGTTCACTAGGAACCCGAGGGCCCAATAGAAGGCCCAGGAAGAATTGGATCGCGTAATTGGACCTGCCCGCGTCATGACGGGGATCTCACCTCCCCAACCCACCCTatcttggaaaaagaagaagaaaaaaaaaaaaacctacccTATCTTCATTGCATCGCCAAAGAGGCCCTCCAGCTACACCCGCCGACGCCCCTGGTGCTGCCCCACCGGGCCAATGTCCATGTGAAGATCAGCGGCCATGACATTCTGAAGGGCTCGAACGTGCACCTAAACAAATGGGCCATATCCCGCGAGCCGACCGTTTGGGAAAGGCCGCTGGAGTTCCAATCCGAGAGGTTTACGAAGGAGGATGTGGACATGAAGGGCCACAGCTTTCGGCTTTTGCCATTCGGAGCGGGGAGACGGGTTTGCCCTGGAGCTCAATTAGGAATAATCTTAGTGATGTCGATGTTGGGCCATCTCCTACACTTTTTTTGAGCTCCGGCCGTCGGGGTGAGGACAGAACAGATTGACATGGGCGAGAACCCGGGATTCGTTCCATACACGAGGACTCCTCTTGAAGCAGTTCCTACTCCAGGGTTGGCTGTAGAGTTGTACAAGCGcgtgtatgtgtgtgtatatataataTTTGTGTAAATTTTACTTCTCTTTTTACCTTTGTGGTGGTTTATTATGTAATCTGTAAGTTTATTATCTAATAAGTTTGCTTTGGCTTGGTGAATTTCTAAGGTTTTTTGGGCTCGACATAATGGAAAAGTTAGTTCAAACGATGCATGGGCTTTGCCTATGAAGGTCCTCATCACATGGAATTATGGTGCCTAGGAAGGATATCTGTCCTAGGACTTCCATTCTCCCTCATTACTTTTTATAATTTCCCCCTCTTTTTTCACAATAAGGACGACAGTGAATTATTTCGCTAATAGGAATATCACAAGAAGGAACCGTAGGACAAAAAAGTGCTGATTGTTTCGCCTCACTGATTAAGCAGACATCTGTCTTTCAATGCTGTTCAGTCTGTTCTTTTCCTTCCGGATGGGACGAGATCAGAACCTTGAGAGCACACCAAGACTCAAGAAGCTCGCCGGAGAACATGAACTAAGTCCGATCCATAAACAAAGAGAAACCGGGCAAAATGCAAAGAGAAGCCTTCCTAACTCTTGCTTAATTAAGATTACCAATTTTTTACTACAACAATGGATGACCGAAAGAGCAGAAGCGGACTCTTCTAACATTCTGAGACTACATTCCCTGAGAAAATCTAAGGGCAAAGGACGACATTCTTGGAGAATGATGATGTTAGCTTACAATATGGTAAAATTCAGATGCGATATGAAACCAAATGCAGAGAGGGAACCAAACTCTTTCCGGGGAGCACCAAACAGGGTACAATCTTCCACAATGCATACCGCTTGTCTGGTGATGATTTGGACCTCCTCTGCTCCTCCAGGACTCTACCCATTGTCTTCCAGCTATCCGACACATCTCGAGTGTCTACATGAGGCTCCTGGTTTTAGCCCTCCTCATCGTAgtcttcatcatcctcatcaatGCGGCCACCAAGATTTGCCAATTGAAGAGGGTCAATGGCCATCTTGTCCACCTCGGAGAGTGACCACCCTGGATATTCTTCGTGTTTGGCCTCATCAGCATTAGGTTCCTCAGATGAAACACCAGCTGCTGGAACTTTGGCTGGGGTGCCCTCGTTCTCAGTAACTTGAGTGTTCAGATCAAAACCATGCGCCTCGAGCTTGGAACCCTCAGTGGCTGTGACAGTTTCCTCAGTAGTTTTCTTTGGCTCAGAGCTGGGATCCAAGATTGTTCCTTGATTGGCAATGTTCTTGTTGAGAGGCTGCAGAGATGTGGTCGGCTCAGATGATTCGGTTTCATGGTGTGGAGTCTCCCTCTCAGTGGCTCGGCCACCACGCCCACGGCCTCttcctcggcctcggcctcttCCTCTGCCACTGCTGCCAGTATGGCTATGGCCCATCTCAAGCTGCAGTTCAAAGAGTAGAAACAGCTCCCCCGTTTAAAACATTTCCAAATTATCCAAGAAGTGAGAGGTAGAGCGATCCCAGTGAAAGAAAAGGGCATTACCATCCTGCTCTTCTTGGCTTCTTCATCAGTGTCGTTACCATCGTCGATGGTGGCCTTCCTGGGTTACCAAAACAATATAGTATCCTATTATTATTAGCTAACCTATACGAACGCTCGAAAAATGGAGGGAAACGATATTCCAACCTTCTTCTGGACACTGTTCTATCATCAGAGACAGCATCTGAATGACCATGACCATGACCATAGTCAGGAACCCTGCTGACGATGTCCCTCAGGAAATCAAACACGTTATAGCTTTGCACACAATGCTTTCTGCAGAAAATCGAATTAGTTCCATCAGATCCAGCTCTGCtctaaaagaaacaagaaattttatttttcgggGGGAATGATGAGAGAGGATGATTTGGTTACTTTTTAAGAGGGAAATCAAAAGCAGATCATCCATACCAATAACAGGGAAGAGATGAAGCGTATTATCTAGAAGAGGCAACGATCATCTAAACCATCAATCTGATTGTCCTTCACATTCGCACTTCTAAGTGCACGTGATAATTGCATTTCAGGACGCTTATGCTTGATTGATGGTCATCACTCAAATAAATCAACTTTAGTTTACCAAATTGCCTTAAGCCATCCATAGAAGAGTTGCACAGAAcagtaaacattcataatagaaAAGGCTGCTTTGTCTCACAAGAACTAAAGATCACGGTGGCAAAGAAGACAAGAGAAAAAGATTGAGAGTAAACCATCTGTAAGGTCAAAAGTCAACATAAAAGGGAAAGTCATTGGCCCTCATTAGCATTGATAACATAATGCATGATTTACTGCCATGTGTGCGCATACGGATGAAAGCATCACAAGGACAAGCATCCACAATGAAATGTAATGAAGTTAAAGCTGATGAGAATTTCTGGAGAGAGATGAGTGGATGTGTGTCGAGAAACTGAAAAGGAAATAGTTCAAAATTTCCAATTATTTGCACAAGTGTCCAAAAGCACCATAAAATATCCAAGGAAAATATTAAGTCTAGTTTGACTTACAAATGCAGTGAATTCATAGTCTTTGCTCCCCTTTGAAGAGTTATTTCGTATGTACGGTCACAAAGGTCTTGCAAAAATAATTCTAATGCTTTTGCTGCAACAACATCCAGGACAACCGTAAGCACCAGAGAGATCTGGCAAAGACAGCAGAGTGAATAGCATGTGCGCTTCTGTACTTACAGACTAGAACAGGAACTGCTAATGCAATTTTCCCTACATCTTCATCTGCTTGCATTATCTTCTTGATCCTTGCCTGCAACATTATAATTAAAAAACTCAAACAAACCACAAGAAGGaaatattaacccaaaaaaaggcaaaattcatcattttcacaTCATGTTCCTGCGCTTGAAGACCTCCAAAATATCAAGGTTAGAAATACTTTCTCATCAAATACTCCAACATGGGCAGAAACTGATCCCCAAGTCGAGTACACCAAACCaaatttaaaatgaattaaCACATGTTACTTAAACATCTTAACTCTTCTTTCCCAGCTACATTGACCTGATCACCTGATCACACTCTCTTCTAACACATGAACACATATTTTGGTGAAGAGCTCCAGAGTTTTTAATGCTTGTGCCAAGCTTGTATGCATAAAAGTTAACTATTACAACAACATGAAAGCATTTCAGCCTCAGAACTCTGATTGAGGCCCCAAGTTCCTCAGGAAGAATCAAGAGCTCAAAAAGATAATTTCACTGAGAAAAACTCCTTTTCTCtatttcattttgcttttcatATTCCACATAAATAGACAACTAGAAATACAACTGTTCATATGCACTGACGTACCATGCTAACATTAGATGCGAAAAGAACCAAATCACGTGGAAGGTTAATGGTCAATTAACCTTAAGTAAAGTAGGAAACGGCAGTCGTAAGGctccaaattagaaaaagaaagaaagaacaaggaCTGCGTTAAGCGATTTAAAGAAGTAGACAAACACATCACCAATCTTGAGCACCTCCAGCCATCTATGCGCTTGTTAGGAAACTAAATGAAACAGACAACTTGCATGCTGGTCTTTCTTAGAGCCTTATAATCTTGCCAATCGATCTCAAATATAGTATTCTTTAATCGGGATCTCTGCAACTTCACATCCTCCTTCTGGATTATCCCAAAAGTCACACTATTGAAAATTATTGATCTCAGAGATTAATGACCAACTATTGCTGTCAAAAAATGGGTTGTCTCCTCCTTTCACATTTCCCTTCCAGTTTTATGATTTCTCCCCAGTTCTTTCTCGAGTTTTAAGGCACAATGTTAGCAAGGCTAGCTGCCAATGATTAAAAAGCAACTGAAGGAGGATGGGAAAGCTTAACTCCATGATAAAAGATCAAGTGATCCGATTAAGTATATCATGTTGGGGCTcaagaatttgaattttaagctCTAATCACGGCGATTAACGGACATGCAATGTCCCAATATTAGGAACTCCCCATTTCAGCATATGGATTATAAAGGGACAATTTCGTGAATTGTGGTGAGTACCCCAAAATTAGCTGAGGTTCAAAATTGCTCGGGCAAAAccttcaaataaagaaaagaggagaTCGGCCAAAAACAGCACCTCTAACCAGGAATCCAGGAAAAAACGAGCCACCCTCCTAATTGAAGTATAAAATCCTGACCCTATCCCTGAAATTGTCCTAAAAGCAATATTCAGGACAAATTGACATCAAATGGCCATAGCCCCGCAatttagacaaagaaaaaaatcacaaaagtcaACTGCGGATGGTTTTCAGATCATCGATCTAGGAAAAAACAAACTCCAGCAACTAATTTTGACCTAGCTCCCACATATTCACAAaaagaccaacaaaaaaaaaacatcaccCAAGACTCAATCCCCCCTATCGGATTTTCAGACAGATCACGTCTTCCTATGAATTTCAGCTCAAAATCCTCTAATTCACTCGCATGAACCAGATCAAATGGGAGAGAGATCGAAAAAGAGAACTTACAGCTGGAAATCGCGTGTCGAGCTTCTTCCTCATGGCGTCAGAACCGCAGCATCAAACGAAACCTCCCCCTTTTCCTCCCTCCGCCGCTTTCTTTTTCACAGAGGTGGGAAAAAAAGAGcaaatctagagagagaaagcagatCGAGCTCTCGAACGCAAAACGTCACGACAATCGCGAAACCATCATGCTTCACGCAGAATCAACGAACACGAAACACAGATCCGAAAGTGAAAACGAACAAGAACTTCCCCGAAATCGGAAACGAAGATCGAAGCCGAGACGTGCTTCGACGGGATATCCGTCCGTACGAAATTGAAGAAAAcgacttttttaaataaattatttaatcagggagacaagaaaaaataaaaagaggaaatgaAAATAGGTGTTGGTGATTCCCTGACGGGCCGTGATATAGTGAACGCCCGAGACAGTGAAATGCTGGCGGTGAGCGTGACAGACACTGAGGAAGGGGGTTGGCGAGGAAATGTCCACGTGGTGTTTTCTGATTGGTGGTCTTCTTGTATTCTCATGCACCATATCTTGCTCATTAAAATGAATCGTGCGGCTTCGgcttgtaaaaataaataaaaaagatatctAAATCTAATTAGTACTTTCAATTGATGAATTACTTTAAAggcctaatttcctaaaaaaattcaaaataggaaTAACCGAACCAtgttcaatcctaaatctatcccttttttttttcgtcacatAATAAGCCTCTAGCtttagttctaaatctaaaTATGCCCCGaactattttttgtttaaaaagaatccccaaattttagGTACAATCCCAAATCTGTCCCTATTTTtgtttatctaaaaaaaattataaactttcaATCTATTATCAAATCTATCTCATGGTGGTACGTCGATAGAAAATTCACATAATAAAAGTAATTGGGTGATAGGTATTGaccaacgtggcatttctaCGAGGATAACAACTccacaaaaaaaatcgaaattctCCAAAACGAAACTgttctaaaatatgaaaattagggacgacTAACGGCAATTTTTTGACAGAGGGGTAATAGgggcagatttgagattagagtaaaatttgatgatttttctcttaggcaaaaagaagaagaagaagaattcatGATAGATTTAGGGCTGTACctaaagtttatttttttaaataaataaaatttcaggATAAATTTGGGATTAGAACTAAACATTGGGATTCTTTCCAAGACAAAAAATAGTTCGGGATAGATTTGAAACTGGACttaaagttgtgatttttttaggaaattatgcCTTACTTTAAACGATACAAACcatcactttcaagaaaatatttttttaaatcattcattttttccaaaGACAGAAGGCTAACAGGAGCATATTTgatattagagtaaaaattgatgatttttctctttagacaaaaaaaaaaaaagattttataGTAGATTTGGAACTAGACCTAgagtttgttattttttttttgaggtaaaTAAAATTGCACGATAATTTCtggactagacctaaagtttgggattttttctaagacaaaacaTAGTTAGGGACTGATTTGGGACTAGCTTTAAAGTCATGAGATTTGTAGGGAATTATGTCTTACTTTAAACGATACAAACCATCGCTTCATTTTTTCCAAAAGAGACAGAACCTtcgtttccttctctcttttttgggcgAAGCTTCTTCAGTCTTGCACAAAATTGCCTATAACAAATTATATTTATGATTAAGAAAGTGCATCACATGTCAATTTTatttaatatgtatttatttgaAGAGACAGGAAAATACTCTTACGTTGAGTATACATGGACAAAATGGAACGGTGCTTCACTGGAAATGTCTCTGACGAAAGACCTTTCATTAAAAAGCATAGAGCCTTCGGATTTATTATTTAAACAGGTTCTTCTGATGACTCCGGATAGGAAGTCAAGTAAATGGTAAACGATAAATTGGACGATAAATGTAAAGTGGGATAATACGTAAAGGAAAGTAAGATAAACTGTAGAGCAaaagatgagtttttttttatcgatgatTGATTGGTCCTTTACAATAAGTCGTCTTTGACTATATATAGCATAGTACAAAGCATAACCATCAATTGCAATTACTTTTGTGCACATTATCCCTAAATTCCTAGACTGGCTTCAGTAATTGTTCTTCTtatccttttgacaatttaaagTGTCGACTTATTTGCTCCGTGTAATTGTCAGTGTAACGTACCGATTCTACGGTGCCACCtacattttttctaattaagtacCGATTTGTCGCGTTTTTTTGGGTACCAATAGGTTTCCTTGTGGGCTTTTGCACAGCGCAACCTTCTCACGGGCCTCACGACCATTTTAAAGCCCATCAATTAGTTGCGCTTAATATTGTAATAtattttggacccaaaaaaaaaaaaatattgtaataTATCGAATAgcttcataatatttttttcctatttttcatggATGGAtatccttttttgagattataggaaatctaaaatatttttgagaaTAATGCAAAA includes these proteins:
- the LOC115743747 gene encoding dr1-associated corepressor, with amino-acid sequence MRKKLDTRFPAARIKKIMQADEDVGKIALAVPVLVSKALELFLQDLCDRTYEITLQRGAKTMNSLHLKHCVQSYNVFDFLRDIVSRVPDYGHGHGHSDAVSDDRTVSRRRKATIDDGNDTDEEAKKSRMLEMGHSHTGSSGRGRGRGRGRGRGRGGRATERETPHHETESSEPTTSLQPLNKNIANQGTILDPSSEPKKTTEETVTATEGSKLEAHGFDLNTQVTENEGTPAKVPAAGVSSEEPNADEAKHEEYPGWSLSEVDKMAIDPLQLANLGGRIDEDDEDYDEEG